From the genome of Canis lupus baileyi chromosome 4, mCanLup2.hap1, whole genome shotgun sequence:
TAAGCTCATCGGTGAGCCCAAGATCTGAAAACACCCGGTTCCCCTCCAGCGGTCCCCAACTTACCAAGTGGTAGAGCGATGAAGAAGGGTAGCCAGCACAAGATGAACATACCGACCACAATGCCCAAGGTCTTGGCTGCTTTCTTCTCCCTGGAGAACTTAAAAAGTTTGACGGCTATGGAACTCCTGGGGTTGTGGCCCTTGGCCTTGGTACTGCTGAGGGTGTCCTCGTGGAAGTTCTTGGAGTGGATCCTCAGAGTCAGCTCCTTGGAGTTAGACATCTCTTTCATGACTCCGGCTTCCAGGTTCTTGGTGGTCCTCTTGGCGACGATGTACACGCGACAGTACATGACCAGAATGACCGCCAGCGGGATGTAGAAGGAGcccagggaagagaagagggcGTAGAAGGGTTCCTCGGTGACCCCGCATTCCTTGTCATCGTTGGGCGCGGGCTCCTTCCACCCAAGGAGAGGCCCGATGGAGATGACCGTAGACAAGACCCAGACGCCGAGGAGCGCCAGGATGGCCTTCCTGCGGGTGACCAGCGTGGGGTACTGCAGCGAGTAGCGCACCCCGATGTAGCGGTCGATGGAGATGGCGCACAGGCTCAGGATGGAGGCCGTGCAGCACAGGACGTCCACGGCGGCCCAGATGTCACAGAAGATCCGTCCCAGCACCCAGTAGCCGAGCACCTCCAGGGCCGCCGAGAAGGGCAGCACGGTGAAGCTCAGCAGCAGGTCGGCGATGGCCAGGTTGACGATGAAGTAGTTGGTGGGCGTCCGCAGGTGACGGTTGCAGGCCACCGACAGGATGACGACGATGTTGCCCACGATGGCGAAGAGGATGAAGGCGCCCAGCACCAGGCCCACGGAGATGGCCCTGGTGATGTCCAGCTGGGGCAGTGTGGAGTTGCTCGCGGTCTGGTTGGGGCCAGTGAAGTTGGCATTCTTCAACTCTCCCCAGTGGGCAGGTGCGGATGTGTTGTGGCCGGCGTCCAGGTCGGGATTCATCTTAGAGTCGGCGCTCCATAGCGCGGGCGAGCGGGCTGGAAGGGCTGCGGCCGCGCGGCTCAGCTGCCCCGCGCCTCGGCGTGGCCCGCGCTCGGCTTCCCCGCGGCGCCCTCGCGGCCAGGACGCATCTCCCCGGCGGCGCGGCTCCTGCGCGCACcgagccgcccgccgcccgccgcccgccgcccgccgcccgccggctGTCAGGGGAGGCGGCCGACGCACGGGCCGCGGCCGGCTCCAAGTTTAATGGTGCGCGTCAGGCGCGCGGGGGccggccgggggcgcgggcggggggcgccccgcgggctggggcgggggcgggggcgggggcggcggcgcccggcccggcccagcctGCGCCGAGGAGGGTCTGCTCGCACCCAGCCGCCTCTGGGCTGACTGCTCGGCGGTGACATCAGGCGGGGGAGCCCGGCGCCCTGACTCCGCGCGGCACTAGGGGGCAATGCGGGCCCAGCCAAGGCGCCCGCAGCCCCGACGCCGCCGCCACCCCGGGCggccgccggccccgcgccccccgccccgcccccgccccaacCCCCAACCGACGCGAGCCCCgggcagaggaggggggaggagcgaCCCGAGAGTGGGGACCCgtgtccccccaccccgaggTGGCCTGGCGGGATTCTTGCCCCTTCTAGTCCCCCTGCTGCAGTCCCAAGAGTGGAATGGGGCGCTTGCTGCTAATGGGGGCGCGCCTGCAGGCGGCACCCAGATTTAGGGGGGATGCGCAACTTGCGTGGCGCCTGGAAAGAAAAGGATCGCGAGGCAAGGCAGGTGAGAGGGACTTGAGTGGCATCtgagaccccccaccccccgcctttaCCTCCCCTGGGAAGCCTCTCTGGTCTCATAATAAAGCCCAGACGCTTCTCTTCGTTCATTCgtttacttgctctctctctctccctccctcattcatccattcaacgaATTTTTAACCCAGGACCCGCTGCCCGCACTGGGGGACATAGCAATTGAACCAAGTCGGCAAAgacccctgccctccaggagcttgcACTCTACTGGGAGGAGACAGACAATGAGCGCATAAGTGGTCCAATTACGAGGTGCGTCCTCCACTGACAGGTGTGACAGAAAATAAAGCCAGGAAGGAGAAGTGGCGTGGTGATGTATGTTGCGGGGAAGGGTATTGGAGGTTTTAAATGGGTTCTCCCCATGTCACTGAAGTGATGCTTGAGTCAAGACCTGAAAGTAGGGAGGAACAAACCAGTGGACTATCTGCGGGTGAGGGGGGCGGTGGTGGTGACAGCATAAGAGATCTCCAGGCATTTGGGGAAGGGACTTGTGAAATCTGggttatttattgattatttttccttttctgtctgatATTCATGTTGGACATGCAGTTGTAGGGACACACTCCCAGAGGTGGGTGTATGGTACTTAGGAGAGAAGATACGGGTTGAGGGACAGCCTTAGGTTAGTTAACATTTATTCAACACTTGTTATGTGCCAAACAGCACGCTAGGTACATTTTGCATTTTCTCACAATCCTAAGAAAGAAGGGCTCTTCTCATCATTATTTCCATTTCGTGGATGGGACAAGATAGTGAAGTTTGTCTTTGCCCAGGTCCACACAACCATCATGGAGAGAAACTAGGAATTGAACCCAACTGCAGGTCTACCTAGAGTTGAGCACCAAGCAGCTGTGTCACATTTCCCCCCTAGAAGCCACTGAGGGGCTGGATTtccgcaccccacccccagatctattgagatataactgacatataacgtTGTGtgagtttaaggtatacagtgtGTTGATCtgatatatttgcaaaatatttaccATCATAGTGTTAGCAAACATCCTTGTCATGtcacataaatattatttcttcggtggtgaaaatatttaagatctactcttttagcaagtttcaagtatataataagtattattaactataattacTATGCTggacattagatcctcagaacttatttatcttgtaactggaagtttgtaccctttgatcaacATCTTCCCATTTCACGGTCTCCAGCTCTTGGCAACCACCACTCAATTCTGTtgctatgagtttggcttttagattccacatataagtgatatcatctAGTGTTTATCTCtgtcttacttcacttagcataatgccttcaagtttcatccatggtGTCGCAAGTGGCAGGACTGCCTTCTTTTTCtcggctgaataatattccgttacATATGTGTACCATATCTTTTCAATCTGCccaccagttgatggacacttaggttgtttccctatcttggctcttgtgaataatgctgcaatgaacatggaagtACGGATACCTCTCTG
Proteins encoded in this window:
- the ADRA1B gene encoding alpha-1B adrenergic receptor encodes the protein MNPDLDAGHNTSAPAHWGELKNANFTGPNQTASNSTLPQLDITRAISVGLVLGAFILFAIVGNIVVILSVACNRHLRTPTNYFIVNLAIADLLLSFTVLPFSAALEVLGYWVLGRIFCDIWAAVDVLCCTASILSLCAISIDRYIGVRYSLQYPTLVTRRKAILALLGVWVLSTVISIGPLLGWKEPAPNDDKECGVTEEPFYALFSSLGSFYIPLAVILVMYCRVYIVAKRTTKNLEAGVMKEMSNSKELTLRIHSKNFHEDTLSSTKAKGHNPRSSIAVKLFKFSREKKAAKTLGIVVGMFILCWLPFFIALPLGSLFSTLKPPDAVFKVVFWLGYFNSCLNPIIYPCSSKEFKRAFVRILGCQCRGRRRRRRRRRLGGCAYTYRPWTRGGSLERSQSRKDSLDDSGSCLSGSQRTLPSASPSPGYLGRAAPPPVELCAVPEWKAPGALLSLPAPQPPGRRGRRDSGPLFTFRLLAERGSPAAGDGACRPEPDAANGQPGFKTNMPLAPGQF